A region from the Variovorax sp. V93 genome encodes:
- the mobB gene encoding molybdopterin-guanine dinucleotide biosynthesis protein B has protein sequence MKVIGFSGYSGSGKTTLVERLIPVLKLHGQRVSVVKHAHHKFDIDHPGKDTYRHREAGAFEVVVASDKRLALIREFEQPAQLSVHDLIAELHEGVDWVLVEGFKHSDLLKIEVWRAPEDGKPPRPSQYIEDAFVTAIATDAPASLPVPTSLPLFDLDDIEGIAQWLIDSASRFEYNPEHHG, from the coding sequence ATGAAGGTGATCGGCTTTTCCGGGTATTCGGGTTCGGGCAAGACCACGCTGGTCGAGCGCCTGATTCCCGTGCTCAAGCTCCATGGCCAGCGCGTGTCGGTGGTCAAGCACGCGCACCACAAGTTCGACATCGACCATCCGGGCAAGGACACCTACCGCCATCGCGAGGCGGGGGCCTTCGAGGTGGTGGTGGCGTCGGACAAGCGGCTCGCACTGATCCGCGAATTCGAGCAGCCCGCACAGCTGTCGGTGCACGACCTCATCGCCGAGCTTCATGAGGGCGTCGACTGGGTGCTGGTCGAGGGCTTCAAGCACAGCGACCTGCTCAAGATCGAGGTCTGGCGCGCCCCCGAGGATGGCAAGCCGCCCCGGCCCTCGCAGTACATCGAGGACGCCTTCGTGACCGCCATTGCCACCGACGCGCCCGCGAGCCTGCCGGTGCCCACCAGCCTGCCGCTGTTCGACCTCGACGACATCGAGGGCATCGCGCAGTGGTTGATCGACAGCGCAAGCCGCTTCGAATACAACCCCGAACACCATGGCTGA